The Microbulbifer pacificus sequence GTGACAGCGCTTTGGCGATCATCACCCGGCGCTTCATGCCGCCGGAGAGCGCCATGATCTTGCTGTCCTTTTTGTCCCACAGAGAAAGCTGGCGCAGGATTTTTTCGATGTAGTCGGGATTCGGTGCCTTGCCGAACAGGCCGCGGCTGAAATTCACCGTGGCCCATACACTTTCAAAGGAATCCGTGGACAGTTCCTGCGGAACCAAACCGATCTTGCTGCGCGCCGCGCGAAAATCCCGTTGAATATCGTGGCCATCGGCGGTGATCTTTCCCGTGGATGGATTGACGATGCCGCAGATGATGCTGATCAGTGTGGTCTTGCCGGCGCCGTTGGGCCCGAGCAGAGCAAAAATTTCGCCGCGTTGGATATCGAGATCGACGGAATGAAGCGCGGTAAAACCACCTGCATAGGTTTTGCCGACGCCCTGAACGGATATGATCGGTTGCACGTTTCCCCCTCGGTCAAAATTCAGTGACGTATTGTGCCTTGAAGTTCTGCATTGACGCTAGCCTCAGGTTTTGAGGCGTACATTTGCGGTTGCCTGTCTGGCTGCACACACGTGAGCGCGACTGTCCGTGCCAGTGGCAGGCTCTGGCTTTCCGCAACCATCAGGTTTGCCATCCAATGTACCCATTGTTGAATTACGGATTTCCCGGGTTTCTTCATTTCCTGCTTCCTGTCTTGTCATTAGGTGCGCCGCAGTGTAAAACCTCAAGTTAACTTGAGGTCAAGATGTGTGAAAGGGTGTTTATGTCCAGGCAGAATGGTGTTCTTACGGTGGGACAGCTGGCAGCGCGCAGCGGGGTATCCGTTTCCGCATTGCATTTTTATGAATCCCGTGGGCTGATCAGCAGTTGGCGTACTACGGGTAATCAGCGCCGTTACGGCAGTGATGCCCTTCGCCGAGTGGCGATTATCAAGGTGGCGCAGCGCACGGGTATTGGGTTGGAGGAAATCAAGGCTGCTCTGGAGACCCTTCCTGCGAACCGGATACCCACCAAGCGGGATTGGACGCAGTTGTCGAAAAGTTGGCGCGCCACACTCAATACGCGCATCGAGCAATTGACGGCGCTGCGGGATCAGCTGGATGGCTGTATCGGTTGTGGCTGTCTTTCACTGACGGATTGTCCGTTGCGGAACCCGGAAGACAAGATGGCAGAGGAGGGGAGTGGCGCCCGCTATCTCGAGGTCGATAGCGGGCAGGCTGATTAATCGGGTTGTCCGCTTGAGCGGGGTGATACTTGATCAGCCCTGGAAGATTCTGTCGTAGAAAGTGACGGCACCTTCGTAGGCACTGTTGGCGGCGTCTTCATTATATGCAAGGGGAATACCGAACTTCTCTCCCCGGCCCGTAGCGGCGGGATTGGTGAATCCGTGTTTCACACAGGGGAAACTGATCAAATCAAAGCGTACGCCAGCGCTTTGCATTTCCTTGACGAAGTTGGCAACGTCTTCGGCGGGAATCATGTCGTCGTCGCCACCGGTGTAGACCTGGATCTGGGCTTTAACGTCGCCAGGCTTGATTTTGACGTCGGTCTGCAATGCACCGTGGAAACTGACCACCCCCTTCAGCGGCAGGCCGAGGCGAGCCATGGTGAGGGCGACGGCACCGCCGAAGCAGTAGCCCTGGGCGGCGATATTCCCGGGTTCTACGGTTTCGTGGGCGTTGATAAGGTCGAGGGCGGCCTGGAAGCGTTTGAGGGGGGCACCTTCGGTTTCGAGGGTTTTGTTCATGAGCGCGGCGGCGTCGCCCGGGTTGTCGGCGCCAATGCCCGTACCGTACATGTCGAGCGCGAAGGCGGTGAAACCTTCAGCGGCGAGGCGTTCGGCTTCTTCGCGGGTGAAGTCATTCATACCCCACCATTCGTGCACAAGGAGGATGGCCGGGCGCTTGCCTTCGATGCTGTCGTCGTAGGCCAGGTAACCGGTAAAGGATTCGCCGTCGACGGTGTATTCGATCTCTTCGGTGTGCATTATTTCCTCTCTGGAGAGTCGGTTTGAATATGTCTGCCGAGAGGGTAGCCGCGTAGGTTGGGTAAAGCAACGCGTGTCCAATAATCACAGGTTCGGCTGACGGTATTTTGGATCAGCTGGCGGAATGATATCGCCGTCCTCATCCAACTCCGGAAATGGCAAATCGTACTTCTCGCAATACTTCACCATTTTCGGGTGCATCCAGCGGAACAAAATGTCTTTGATGGCCGGGTCTTGTTCGTCGAGGGTTTTGTTGTCGTACATGCCGGCTTTCATGCGCTGCTGCATGGCTTCCTGCAGGATGATCGCGGCGGCGACGCTGACGTTGTAGCTTTCGACCATGCCGATAATCGGGATGGTGACGTGGTCGTCGGCGTGTTCGGCGGCGTAGTCGCTTAGGCCGTCTTTTTCGGCACCCATGATGAGGGCGAAGGGTTGGGTGTAGTCGGCTTTGCGGAAGTCGATGGCGCGGTCGGACCAGTGGGCGGCGTACAGGTGCATGCCGCGACCTTTGAGTTCGGCCATGCCGGTCTGGATATCGGGGTAGACGCTGTTGCCGGTGAATTTACCGCTGCCGCCGGCGGTGTTGCGATAGATTCGGGTTCCGTAGGAGGGCTGGACCATGTGGATTTCGGGAATGCCGACGGCGTCCGCGGTGCGCAGCATGGCGGAGATGTTCTGGCCTTTGTGGACCTGGTCGGTGAGCAGGGTCATGTCGTGCTGGCGCAGGCGGAGCACCTGCTTGAATTTCTCGTAGCGGCTGCGGCTCATGGTACTTCTTTCTTCGGAATTCTGAATTGGCCGCGGATTATAGCATCTTGGTTTTGTGGTACCTGCTTGGGTAGTGTGGTGGCGGCGCTTTGCCTTCATATCGAAGGAATTACAGTTCGACGAGTTCGTAGTGTTCCACCTCGGGGAATGGGTCGTAGAAGTGATGGAGACGGGCTTTCCATTCCTGATATTCAGGTGACTTCCTGAATCCTTCGGTATGGTCCTCAAGCCTTTCCCAATTGACCAATAGAATGTAGCGATTTTCCTTCTCAATGCATTTTTGCAGCTGATGATTTATATACCCATGCATCGAAGAAATAATGGATTGGGCATTTCCAAAGGAAATTTCAAATTCTTTTTGTTGGTCCGCTTTAACATCCAGAATTGCGACTTCAAGAATCACATCATTTCCCCAAACCAAAATTCAAATCAGTCAGATAAAACTCAAAATCCCATCCCCAGTGCTTTGCCGCCACCGGACTCCCTTACCAGGGACCACCAATCTATTTCAGAGGCGCAGTAAACGGTTCAACGGTAACCCAGTCCCCGGTCTCACAGTCCCCTCCCTCTCTAGGCAAAACCACGAAACAATTTGCCGCGGCAAAACCGGAAAGAATGTGACTCCCCTGGATACCGCGAGTCTCCACCACCTGAATACCATCGCCATCGCGATAGGTAAACCCGCGTTGGTAATCCGTGCGCCCCGGCTTTTTGCGAATGCTGTTCAGCAATCGCGCGCGCAGTTGCACTGGCGGTTGGCGATATTGTTCGGATGTACCGCGAAGCTTTTCCAGCGCGGGAACAACCAGCTGATACAGGGTGACGATGGCGGAT is a genomic window containing:
- a CDS encoding dienelactone hydrolase family protein, which translates into the protein MHTEEIEYTVDGESFTGYLAYDDSIEGKRPAILLVHEWWGMNDFTREEAERLAAEGFTAFALDMYGTGIGADNPGDAAALMNKTLETEGAPLKRFQAALDLINAHETVEPGNIAAQGYCFGGAVALTMARLGLPLKGVVSFHGALQTDVKIKPGDVKAQIQVYTGGDDDMIPAEDVANFVKEMQSAGVRFDLISFPCVKHGFTNPAATGRGEKFGIPLAYNEDAANSAYEGAVTFYDRIFQG
- the soxR gene encoding redox-sensitive transcriptional activator SoxR — translated: MSRQNGVLTVGQLAARSGVSVSALHFYESRGLISSWRTTGNQRRYGSDALRRVAIIKVAQRTGIGLEEIKAALETLPANRIPTKRDWTQLSKSWRATLNTRIEQLTALRDQLDGCIGCGCLSLTDCPLRNPEDKMAEEGSGARYLEVDSGQAD
- the trmH gene encoding tRNA (guanosine(18)-2'-O)-methyltransferase TrmH, translated to MSRSRYEKFKQVLRLRQHDMTLLTDQVHKGQNISAMLRTADAVGIPEIHMVQPSYGTRIYRNTAGGSGKFTGNSVYPDIQTGMAELKGRGMHLYAAHWSDRAIDFRKADYTQPFALIMGAEKDGLSDYAAEHADDHVTIPIIGMVESYNVSVAAAIILQEAMQQRMKAGMYDNKTLDEQDPAIKDILFRWMHPKMVKYCEKYDLPFPELDEDGDIIPPADPKYRQPNL
- a CDS encoding antibiotic biosynthesis monooxygenase family protein; its protein translation is MILEVAILDVKADQQKEFEISFGNAQSIISSMHGYINHQLQKCIEKENRYILLVNWERLEDHTEGFRKSPEYQEWKARLHHFYDPFPEVEHYELVEL